A window of the Plasmodium falciparum 3D7 genome assembly, chromosome: 3 genome harbors these coding sequences:
- a CDS encoding microtubule-associated protein RP/EB family, putative: MTEYKDLQTAGKMDSSYFVSRKELIEWVNRYLKLNITKVEQCSNGAIYIQLLDILFPNKSVLHKAKWNAKMEYECIINYKLIQSVFNKLGIKKYMDVDKLIKGKYQDNFEFLQWFKSFFERIVDYNNEQVINYDPIERRKLCLLGERGDYKQLNNYLPEWAKTDINILKEKKNIYSDPNMGTNLHKTKNVDHRESVSQEISTGYGKGISRGMNNSMVNNNINNLNNNVNNSTNVNINNSVSNNVNNYMNSNMYSGNTTSTTTLITTTSSNNNNNSNNKIVKSERGTMHINLNNDHNNNNNNNIIYSNNNTSLLSSYNDINIHKNKNTSSHHHHHNNNNNNNSNINKRLSLSNKITSQGSLSYYHNKAKMLESQKDYNSLMDQNKKLKTQLENKNQEIILIQNKLKEEENEKKILHFQKNFYYNKLRFLELLCNQTNDSYILIHDIQQIIYARDNTYFHQTVSLKDKNNTEDDESMEPNNTNELALQNSIPHNESLTYNTQGSIDYATYCS, translated from the coding sequence ATGACTGAATATAAAGACTTACAAACAGCAGGAAAAATGGATTCGTCATATTTTGTAAGTCGAAAGGAATTAATTGAATGGGTGAATAGATATTTAAAgttaaatataacaaaagtaGAACAATGTTCTAATGGagcaatatatatacaattattagATATTCTTTTCCCAAATAAATCAGTTTTGCATAAAGCAAAATGGAATGCCAAAATGGAATATGaatgtataataaattataaattaattcaaagtgtttttaataaacttggtataaagaaatatatggaTGTAgacaaattaataaaaggAAAGTATCAAGATAATTTCGAATTCTTACAATGGTTTAAATCTTTTTTTGAACGTATTGTAGATTATAATAACGAGCAAGTAATTAATTATGACCCTATAGAAAGGAGAAAATTGTGTCTCTTAGGTGAGAGAGGAGATTATAAGCAACTAAATAATTATCTGCCCGAATGGGCCAAAactgatataaatattttaaaagaaaaaaaaaatatatatagtgatCCTAATATGGGAACAAATTTACATAAAACCAAAAACGTGGATCATAGGGAAAGTGTTAGTCAGGAGATTTCTACAGGATATGGGAAAGGCATATCAAGAGGTATGAACAATAGTAtggtaaataataatataaataatttgaataataatgtgaataatagtacaaatgttaatataaataatagtgtgtctaataatgtaaataattatatgaatagtaATATGTATAGTGGAAATACAACTTCTACTACAACATTGATTACTACAACttcatcaaataataataataatagtaataacaaAATTGTAAAGAGTGAAAGAGGAACTATGcacataaatttaaataatgaccataataataataataataataatataatttatagtaataataatacatcttTATTATCCTCTTacaatgatataaatatacataaaaataaaaatacatctagtcatcatcatcatcataataataataataataataatagtaatataaacaaaagaTTGTCTCTTTCAAATAAAATTACTTCTCAAGGTTCTTTATcctattatcataataaagcCAAAATGTTAGAAAGTCAAAAAGATTACAATTCTTTAATGGaccaaaataaaaaattaaaaacacaattagaaaacaaaaatcaagaaattatattaatacaaaataaattaaaagaagaagaaaacgaaaaaaaaattcttcactttcaaaaaaatttctattataataaattacgTTTTCTAGAATTGTTATGTAATCAAACTAATGATAGCTACATATTAATACATGACATACAACAAATCATATATGCTCGTGATAATACTTATTTTCATCAGACTGTTTCACTCaaggataaaaataatactgAAGATGATGAATCTATGGAACCTAACAATACTAATGAATTAGCTCTACAAAATTCTATACCTCATAATGAGTCCCTTACATATAACACTCAAGGTTCGATAGACTACGCCACCTACTGTTCATAA
- a CDS encoding ATP-dependent Clp protease proteolytic subunit has protein sequence MIYLFLFLFLILLKNKKIQTKKSIKNSNILTFIPLSKKNEIVKENIGKLLTYNLQYDQGYTNYNKKVRKINVHNSSSEFANNINLDIEKQNNERAILKKEDLNFQIKNDCISKDNINKKKIKNMHNKDQGMIQHTNTNDNIDYTNSNYNNYLNYDVKKKKNKKRKYSKVQQQIITNNDDIKDMKKDVKLFFFKKRIIYLTDEINKKTADELISQLLYLDNINHNDIKIYINSPGGSINEGLAILDIFNYIKSDIQTISFGLVASMASVILASGKKGKRKSLPNCRIMIHQPLGNAFGHPQDIEIQTKEILYLKKLLYHYLSSFTNQTVETIEKDSDRDYYMNALEAKQYGIIDEVIETKLPHPYFNKVEK, from the coding sequence atgatatatttattcttattccTATTTTTGatcttattaaaaaataagaaaatacaaactaaaaaaagtataaagaACTCGAATATTTTAACATTCATACCATTatccaaaaaaaatgaaattgtTAAAGAAAACATAGGGAAACTATTAACGTATAATTTACAATATGATCAAGGATATACAaactataataaaaaggtaaGAAAAATAAACGTACATAATAGCTCATCAGAATTcgcaaataatattaacctAGATATCGAAAAGCAAAATAATGAAAGAgccattttaaaaaaagaagatttaaattttcaaataaaaaatgactGTATATCAAAggataacataaataaaaaaaaaataaaaaatatgcataATAAAGATCAAGGAATGATACAACATACCAATactaatgataatattgatTACACCAATAGTaactataataattatcttaATTAtgatgttaaaaaaaaaaaaaataaaaaaaggaaatattcaAAAGTCCAACAACAGATTATCAcgaataatgatgatattaaAGACATGAAAAAAGATgtcaaattatttttttttaaaaaaagaattatatatttaacagatgaaataaataaaaaaacagcAGATGAACTTATTAgtcaattattatatttagataatataaatcataatgatattaaaatatatattaattcacCAGGAGGTTCCATAAATGAGGGACTAGCCATTctagatatatttaattatattaaatcagATATACAAACAATATCATTTGGTTTAGTTGCATCTATGGCATCAGTGATTTTAGCTAGtggaaaaaaaggaaaaagaaagtCTTTACCTAATTGTAGAATCATGATACATCAACCTCTTGGTAACGCTTTTGGTCATCCACAAGATATTGAAATACAAACAAAAGAAATCCTTTATCTTAAAAAACTTCTATATCATTATCTATCATCATTTACCAATCAGACAGTCGAAACGATTGAAAAGGATTCTGATAgagattattatatgaatgcACTAGAAGCAAAACAATATGGAATCATAGATGAAGTTATTGAAACTAAATTACCACAtccatattttaataaagtagaaaaataa
- a CDS encoding spindle and kinetochore-associated protein 2, putative encodes MELSIETLKEKFLNMNSDIELIERKLKDEMGKLYEDNINPYYLLNDFDKIKKDLENIHKELNNLYIKKNMSIKYLHRQMQNYNFLLNLENNLNCPSRYFHNYHSSEILLKNYFYENIKKFLLNINYNEINNIIFLEYQRKYMYRQTPVQSNINKMYNEHMNSKNFNLNSSTGTNEYHEMEKQDLYTNGMSNKNNMNNMNNMNNTNNMNNTNNTNNINNTNNINNTNNMNNTNNTNNTNNTNNMNNMNNTNNMNNTNNMNNTNNMNNMNNNEHDDLRNMNEKENFFVPIDDATFQTVPALIRRRAKLQDINMIYKTLYDMAIKYGNCLPVEKLELMRMNLQVFGQTGEAKIATLRYLKIIEVLNKNSSVRLLQCLGLKKKKKKKKTCIGK; translated from the exons atggAGTTATCAATAGAAACATTAAAGGAAAAG tttttaaatatgaacaGTGACATTGAATTAATAGAAAGGAAATTAAAAGATGAGATgggaaaattatatgaagataatataaatccatattatttattaaacgatttcgataaaattaaaaaagatttAGAGAATATACATAAGGAACTGaataatttgtatataaagaaaaatatgagcataaaatatttacatagaCAAAtgcaaaattataatttcttattaaatttagaaaataatttaaattgtCCTTCAagatattttcataattatcatagTTCCGAAATATTACTAAAGAACTATTTCTATgaaaatatcaaaaaatttttattaaatataaattataatgaaataaataatataatcttTCTAGAATATCAACGGAAGTATATGTATAGGCAAACACCAGTACAAtcgaatataaataaaatgtataatgaacatatgaattcaaaaaattttaatttaaattcgTCTACTGGGACAAATGAGTATCATGAAATGGAAAAGCAAGATTTATACACAAATGGTATgtctaataaaaataatatgaataatatgaataatatgaacaatacgaataatatgaataatacgAATAATacgaataatattaataatacgaataatattaataatacgaataatatgaacaatacgAATAATACGAATAATACGAATAATacgaataatatgaataatatgaacaatacgaataatatgaataatacgaataatatgaataatacgaataatatgaataatatgaataataacgAACATGATGATCTAAGAAATATGAATGAGAAAGAAAACTTTTTTGTGCCAATAGACGATGCAACTTTTCAAACAGTACCCGCTCTAATAAGAAGGAGAGCAAAATTACAGGATATTAATATGATTTATAAGACATTATATGATATGGCTATAAAATATggaaa ttgtCTCCCCGTGGAAAAGTTAGAATTGATGAGAATGAATTTACAAGTATTTGGACAAACag ggGAAGCTAAAATCGCCACATTaagatatttaaaaattatagaagTCCTTAATAA AAATTCTTCGGTTAGGCTACTTCAGTGCTTGGgcttaaaaaagaaaaaaaagaaaaaaaaaacatgcataggaaaataa